The genomic interval CTGATCGGCCTGACTTGATTGTCTGCAAATGGCGGAGTCCACGATAAACGGATCCCCATCGTCTCGACAACCGGACACCATTGTGGTGTGAGCAAATTCAGTAAGCGGTTTCAAATAAGGTTGAAGACGGGGAATGATGGATGTTGATTCGGATCTCCTTCAAACACAGCGATATGCAACGATATGGCACGACCGATCTGACTGCTAATCATCCATATTTCCTTCATAACGCCGGACACCCGCACGCTTTATATCGGGGTTGCCTATTTTTTATAATAAGCAGAATAAATGATGAAGTCAATTATTTTTATATATTTATAATTATTAAAATATTGATCGAATATTGATTGAAATGTACGAGACTGGTGATCTGTTGATGGATAAGAGATGATAACATCGTTAACCAAAGAGTATTTACTTGTTCCGGGTAGACGATCTTAGGGCAGTCGATCTCCTGCCATGGGTATCCGACCTGCCAACCGCTCGTAATTTTCAAGTCGTAAGGCTTGTCAGTATCCGGTGTCAACCCGACGGCTTCACTTATAAGCCATAGCGATCCTAGTGAAACGGCCGTATTGCCAACTATTTTACCGCTAACTACGAATCCAGAAAGGCCCACTGAGGCCTTCTGCTTTTCGTTCTGATGACTTTTTTCCGGATGACCATTTCCCTGTCCACGTTATTGATACTCTTTCATTGGATTGGAGATCCCTCATTCTGATAGATGATTTGGCCGATACGGGGACCGCGACCAAGCGACAGCTGCTTGTTGTTACCGGCTGGACTGCAAACCGGCTGAAATTCACCTCCAATGGATCGGTAAGCGTGAAAATGAGGAGGTACCTTATGGTTTCAGCATATAAAGGGGATCATAGACGCGCGCTCATTCGCTGAATATAGCAGGAATTCGCCACATCAGTGATAATGTAGGATTGGACACCACATTGTGTTTTCGGGCTTTTTGTGCAATCGAGAACCCTCTGTGTTATCCCCGGGTATCTCCTATTTGACGACCGGCCATTTCTTCTTCCGCAGTGCGTTCATTAACTCCGGTCCCACATGCAAGTTGCTCTGTACCAGCTCAGAAGGAGTCAGTGCCATCCACTGGTTCAGCGACACGTCTTCATATCGGTCAGTCTTGAATATCTCAAAAAACCACAGGCTCTTGTCACCGATGTTCTGGATGTAGTGCCCGTAGGAACGAGGTACATATCCTACATCACCGGCCCGATAATTGAAAGTTCGGGCCTTGCCATTCGCTGCGAACACCGTCATGCGTGCCGTGCCCGAGAGGTAATACTGCCACTCGTCGCTATTCGGATGCCAATGCATTTCCCTCATTCCGCCCGGTTTGACTTCTACCAGCGCCGCTGCAATTGTAGTCGAAACGGGGAAGTTGGTGGAATCGACGATTCGTACCGTCCCGCCCGGGGTTACGATCGGCTTCTGCGCCAGCAGCCGGTGTGTGAAGGGCTGTGGCACAGTACCGTATGGAGACCGTACCTTTTGACTTTCCAGCGGACCGGGTACTTTCGCTTGATAAATGTATCGCTGTTCTGTCGGGATGTGGGCAAAGGCGCTTTCCGGCACACCGAAATTCGCCGCCAACACATCCTTCGGTGTGTGCGCGAACCAATCGGAGATGGAGAGAGTGTTGAGGTCGGAGAAACTGCCGTCGTCGAAAACAAGCAGAAACTCGCAACCTTCCTCCAGCCCTTGAATCGAGTGTGGGATTCCGGCGGGAAAATACCACAGATCGCCTGCACCGACATCGGCGATGAAGTTCCGTCCGTTCTGATCAACCGCGGTGATGCGTGCCCGGCCCCAAAGCATGTAGGACCATTCTGCTTGCTGATGCCAATGTAACTCACGCACACCACCCGGCGTCAGACTCATGTTTACACCCGCAAGCGCGGTTGCGATCGGCAGTTGTCTGACCGTCACTTCCCGTGACCAGCCACCGTGATTCAACTGCATATTGGTGTCGGAGAAAGAGAACTTCAAGTTGGGGATCGTTCCGGCGTCGGTTTCCGGTGGAACCAGCATATCAGGGTTCTCAAGGTCGCGCATCACATCCCGCGGGCCGAAATCGGGCGCGCCGGCGCCATCATCCCTTATCGGCTGCGGTATATATGCCTGATTCCGAGATTGGTTTTTCATGGATATGCTCCCTTTGTTTTGGAGGTCAGTCGGTTTTTATAGAATATGCTCCTCTGGTTTTGGATTATTACGTGCACTGCACGTGAACAAAGCAGTCCTTCTGCGCTATTCCACTATCGTGAAAATCTTGCATATCTCCGGCGGGCGAAAACTGGACAGGATGCCATAACAAAGGTGGATATGATGCGCCAAAGATTCTCGTGTACATTGTTTTGTTTCTTGGAAAGCAAATAAAAAAGACACCCGGCAATGTAGCCGAATGTCTCTAAAGTGAACGAATATCTCAACCAAAGCCTGCTGATGATGATTCCCGCTCTACAGGGAATCTTTCCACTATCCTTAACGAATTACGAGTACGCCGCAAGTCGCCTTCAAAAGGCGGCTTTTAAGTTAAAACTCTCATTATCTAACCATCGATTCTCTTGCAAATGGTAATACCTATCACGATCTGCATCCCGAATCATACAAGGAAGCGGATAATTCTTACCCCCAGCCTCTTCAAAGCATTTAGCAAACCATTTGACAAAATAATTTCGACCAAATTCAATCAGCTCATCTTCCAGCTCCGTATCCTCATCTTCCTCCTCGTCTAACGGTAACTCATCAAAGTCGATGTATTGAGTAAGATCCACCGAGATGACATGGGTTGGGTGAGGATGGGGGTGCGAGACACTTTCGGCTGAATAGGCCACGACAGCTAGAAACTCACCATCCAGCTCAGTATCAAAAAGGAGAACATTCGTTTTTTCAGGATGATTTTTTGCCAATACTTCCTTTATACCGACAAGCGTTTTTTCCTTCTTCTCATGAATACTTTCAATCACTTTTTCCCTTAAACGTTGCCCGTCCAACTGATTCACCTTTTAGACCCTCCCCATGTTTGGCGGCCACCAGTATGCGGATTCTCCCTCACAGAATCTCCTCTTTAGTTAAAGACTTAAACAGTGAGAAGATGATCCCAAGAGAAATCAAGTAGACAATCTTAGCTGATAAACAGACATAGAAACGTCACCAAGCAGATTCGAAATGTGAGAGGGACCAAGCCTTCCCGCTCCTGCGCTCGCTTTCTTTTCCCGCTCGATTTATAAAAATATCGGACACCTTAAGACACGGTGTCCGCTGAACCTGCATCATTCTTCCGGCGACAACAACCCCAGTTGTCGTGACAACTCGTAGTGCAAGGACTGGACACCCGTGGGAAAGCGAATGACAACCTTGCGTCCGGGGGCCACACCGCCGATCGGCGCCACTTCGATGACTTCACCTTCTCCCCATTTGACGTGCCGGATTCGATCGCCCACGTGGACAGCCTCGCCGTGAAACTTCTGCTGCGGCTGCGGACGCCGGGATGAAGATGCCGGTACAGACACGGATGGCCTCCGCTTCTGTTCCGTGTCCGATCCCTCTTTCCGATCCACTCCGTCCGCAAATCCCATCTCACGCAAAAACGGGGACGGTGCCACCCGTTTGCCTTGACGCGTCCGACTGACCGACAGAAACAGCTCCCTTTTCGCCCGCGTGATGCCCACATACAACAATCTCCGTTCCTCTTCCCACGCTTCCGCTTTTTTGTGTTCAGGCACCTGCAAACTGCGCCGGTGCGGAAGTACCATGCTATGTAGGCCAATCAGGAATACACGGTCAAATTCCAGCCCTTTTGCCCGGTGAAACGTCATCAAGTGCACACGGGGTTGTTCCGGTTGGTGAGACACCACTTCATTGACTTTGGTAACGTGGCCCAACAGCTCGTCCCGGCTGGAAAACTGGGTCGCTGCCACCGCCAGTTCCTCCACCGGTTCCTTCACCGCAGATTCGTCATTTCCGGTTTCCCGGGCAAATGATGAGAGAAACGCATCGTAACCGATCTGTTCCCGGATATGGGCAACCGCCTGTGAGGCATTCATCCCTCGCAACGCCGCCACATCCGCAGCCAACTTCTGCAACAGTCTCCGCTGGTAGGGTTCCAAACCGGAGAGATCCGCCAACGCCTGTATCAACGATTGGCCCGTCTTTCGGGAGATTCTCCACGCTTGATCCATCCAGTCTTCCCCGAACAGATACCGTTTCGGTTTGTTGATGACACGCACCAGTGCATCCCAATCGTTCGGATTATCAGCCAACCGTAAATAAGCCATGATATCGAGCACTTGCCAACGGCGGTAAAAAGACGCATCCCCCTCCGCCACCGCAAAAGGCACATCCGCCCGCACCAACGCGTCGATCAACGCACGGGCCTGTGTGGATGTCCGGTACAACACTGCCGTTTCCACCCCGTCGTCCAAACGGGCGAGAATCTGCCGCGCCTCCTCTTCCTCGTCAGCCGGCTCCATCCACACCGGGTCGGGTCCCTGTTTGCCCGTACCGTTCAGTGTTTTCTCTTGCCTGCGCCGATTATGGCGAATCAACCGTTGGCCCAGTTCGATGACGGAGTCGGTGGAACGGTAATTGGTGGACAGTACAATCGTACGGCAAGGAGAAAACCATGTGCGAACCTCCTGCATCAACCGCGGATCACTGCCGCGAAAGGAATAGATCGCCTGGTCGTCATCCCCGACGACAAACAGATTGCCGCTGGGCGGAGCCAATATACGCAATGTCTCAAACTGCACCCGGTTGATGTCCTGAAACTCGTCCACCAGGATATGTTCCCAATACCCGCACCACACGGATTGATGCCGGGGGTCCTGAAGCAAACGATACGTTTCGACGAGAATGTCGTCGTAATCCCACACCCCGTTCATTCGTTTCCGCGATTCATACGCTTGGTAAAGGTCGCGAAACAGGATGTTCTTTTCCTTTTTCACCTTCAACCGCTCAGGCAGGATCAAATTTCCTTTGCACAAACCGATCTGGTTGAGCAAAGTGGATACCGCCTCGTCATCGGCCGGCTGTTCCCGCTCGATCAACAGTTGCCGCAACCACTGCGTTTGCTCCGTTTCCTTCAGTAAACGCGGAACGGAACGCCCCGACCGACGCAGCAGGGATAAAAAAAGGGAGTGAAAGGTACCGATCCACAATCCGTTGTGCGGTCTTCCCGCCGCTTGTGTCAAACGGTTTTCCATTTCCCTTGCGGCGGCACGTGTGAAGGTGACCACCATCAGCCGTTCGGGTGACACCCCTTGCTCCAACAAATACAAAACACGGCGCGTCAACACCGTCGTTTTGCCGCTTCCAGGACCCGCAAACACAACAGCAGCTCCTTCCCCGTGCGTCACTGCGGCCTTCTGACTGTCGTTGAGATCCGCCGTCAAAAAGGTCCCGGTTCCCTGCATGCTCCCCCTCCTTATCTCCCATTTCCGAGACAAGTCCGATATGGCGCCCCTCCATCGTATCACAAAGAAAATTGGGCTGAACAGAGAGCAAAGCAGATCCCGGCCACATTCAACGCGAAGACAGGTCAATAACGAACATTCCATCCTCTCCAACAAAAAATGTTCACATTTCAGGCTGTTGACACCTCTTTACGTCCATGGTAAAGTAAATGCCAAACTTTCCGATAAGCTTGAATCCCATGTTAACAGCGAGGAAGGAGCCAAGCGGTAAAACGGAACCCTCAGAGAGCCGGTGGTCGCTGCGAACCGGTGGTCCGTTGCCGTGGAGCACTCCGGAGCTGTCCGGCTGAACCCTGAAACAGGCAGTAGGCCGGAACGGCGGAGCCGTTATCCCAGGGTCGCCTTCGGGCAGACCCGCCGAGGCTGCAAGTGCAAACTTGCGGCGAATGAGGGTGGCACCACGAGCCTCTCGTCCCTCACCTGCCATAGGAGTAGGTGTGCAGACGAGAGGCTTTTTGATTGTGCTCAAATTTTGGAAGGAGGAAACAGTATGCCGTTCGCAGACAAAACGCATTTGCGCATCCCTGGTCCCACACCGATCCCGCCTCGGGTGCAATGGGCCATGAACCAACCGATGATCGGACATCGCAGCGGGGAATGTTCCCGTTTGGTGGTAGAAAACAGCCGACGGTTGCAACCCGTGTTCGGAACGGATCAACCGGTACTGCTCGTCACCGGCAGCGGGACGTCCGCACTGGAAGCGGCCGTGGTCAACGCCGTCGCCCCCGGTGAGGAAGCGGCCGTCGTCGTCACGGGCGCATTCGGCGACCGATTCGCCAAAATCGTCACACGCTACGGGATACCGTTGCGTCGTTTGGACATTTCCTGGGGCGAAGCCTGTCAACCGGAAATATTGGCGGGTTTCCTCCGGCAGCATCCGCAGGTCAAAGCGGTGTTTCTCACCTATTGCGAAACGTCCACCGGTGTGCTCAACCCGATCCGTGAGTTGGCCCGTACCGTTCACCAACATTCCGACGCATTGGTGATCGTTGACGGTGTCAGCTGTTTGGGGGCAGTGGATTGCCGGATGGACGAATGGGGCGTCGATATCATGGTGACCGGTTCTCAAAAAGCGCTGATGTTGCCACCCGGTCTCGCCTTCATCGCCGTCAGTGACCGGGCATGGGAAGTGATCGAACGCAATCCGCGATCGCGGTTTTACCTGGACCTCGTCGCCTATCGCGACAACTTGGCCAAACAGACCACCCCATACACACCGGCCGTTTCATTGCTGTTCGGCTTGAAAGAAGTGCTCAACCTGATCGAAGAAGAAGGACTTCCGGCCATCGTGGCGCGCCACCGCCTGATGATGGAGATGTCACGCGCCGGGGTTCGCGCATTGGGATTGGAATTGTTGGCACCGGATGCGTTCGCTTCCCCCACCGTGACAGCGGTCAAAGGCGGCGAGCAACTGGATGTGGAAGCGTTCCGGAAAGAATTGCGCCAGATCGGCGTTGTCGTCGCCGGCGGACAACAACACCTGAAAGGGAAGATTTTCCGCATCGGTCACATGGGTTATTGCGATCCGCTGGACGTATTGACCGTTTTCAACGCCATCGAACTGGCATTGTTCCGCATGGGCATGCCTGTTGAACTGGGTTCCGCCGTAAAAGCTTGCGAGGAGGTTTGGGCAAATGTATCGCGTACTTATCACGGATCCGCTCAGTGACCAAGGCATTGAACGCCTGATCGAAGCAGACGATGTAGAGGTCGTGAAAAAAACGGGTCTGAACCCGGAAGAATTATTGGCCGAGATTGAACATGCCGACGCTTTGCTCGTCCGCAGCCAGACCAAAGTCACCGCCGAAGTGATTCAGGCCGGCAAAAAACTGAAAGCCATCGGCCGCGCCGGGGTGGGTGTCGACAACATCGATGTCGCCGCCGCCACCAGCCGCGGAGTGGTGGTGGTGAACGCGCCGGACGGCAACACGATTTCCACCGCGGAACACGCCTTTGCCATGTTGATCGCGCTGGCGCGCAACATTCCGCAAGCGTACCGCTCCACCATCAACGGAGAATGGAAACGGAAGCAGTTCGTCGGCGTGGAACTGCACAAGAAAACTCTCGGGATCGTAGGTCTGGGCCGCATCGGGACGGAAGTGGCCAAACGGGCGCACGCATTCGGCATGAATGTGGTCGCTTTCGACCCGTATCTGACTGCGGAACGTGCCAAAAAGATCGGCGTCACCCAGGCCACCTTGGACGAATTGTACGCCCAAGCGGACTTCATTACCGTTCATACGCCTTTGACCAAAGAAACCCGCCACCTGATCAACCGGGAGGCGTTTGAAAAAATGAAGACCGGCGTGCGCATCGTCAACTGCGCCCGTGGCGGGATCATCGACGAGCACGCGCTGTTGGAAGCGATCCAGGCCGGGAAAGTGGCCGGTGCCGCGTTGGATGTGTTTGAACAAGAACCGCCCGGCAAGCACCCGCTGTTCGACTTGCCGCAGGTGATCGTCACCCCGCATTTGGGCGCCTCCACCGTGGAAGCACAGGAAAACGTGGCGATCGACGTATCGGAAGAGATCCTTCACATCTTGCGGGGTGAACCGTTCAAAAACGCCGTCAATCTGCCATCCATCCCGGTGGAGCTGCAGGAAAAACTGGCACCGTATCAAACCCTGGCCGAAAGCCTCGGTCAGTTTATCGCCCAGGCTGCGCCGGGTGCACTGCATGCGTTGACCGTCACGTATTCCGGCGAACTGACGGAACTGGACACCGCGCCGCTCACTCGGATGATCATCAAGGGAGCACTCTCTTATCACCTGTCGGACGTCAACTATGTCAACGCACCGTTCCTGGCGCAACAGCGCGGCGTGAACATCACCGAACAAAAAACGTCACAAACGCGCGGATTCACCAACCTGGTCACCGTGGAGATCACCACCGATCAAGCACAACGCAAAGTGTCGGGCACTCTGCTCAACGGCCTTGGACCGCGCATTGTCAAAGTGGATGAATATCCGATCGACGTGGTACCGGAAGGACATCTGCTGCTCATCCAGCACCTGGATCAACCCGGTGTGATCGGTCGAGTGGGTACCCTGCTCGGAACCCGCGACGTCAACATCGCCTCGATGCAGGTGGGGCGCAAACAAATCGGCGGACAAGCCATCATGATGCTGACCGTCGACAAACCGGTCTCCCCCGACATCTTGGCGCAGTTGGCCCAATTGGACGATGTTCAATCGGTCAGGGAAATTGATCTTTGAAACGACAAACTCCGTTCCATTCACATCGGGTTGTAATGCTCTTCTCTCAACGAAACCCCTTCGTTTCGGCGAAGGGGTTTCGTTCTTGGATGAGAAATGGCGATTTTCCGATGATCGGCGATTCCGTCAGGCGCTCATCTCCTTTTGTTAGTCGGCCTGCGCTTGCCTTGTTTCCCTCACCAATCACGTGATACCATGATGAGGGCCTGTCCGGTCATTAATCAGACGATACTTTTCCCAGGAAAGGAACCTTCACAAACATTTTCCTCCAAGCACAGCGCACGTTACCCGCGGCCAGCTTTCTTTCCTGCGGGCAAACGAGCCCGGGAAAAACGATACGGACGTGATGGATCAAACATGACCCGGAAACACCGCCATGGTGAATCGAGAGGAACCCTTTTCCCCAAGTGCAAGTTCATCAATTGGAAACAGGAGGGATTCATGTGAGCGAACAACGGGTTGCCGTCGTCACGGGCGCCAGCAAAGGATTGGGCAAAGCAATCACTTTGCGACTGGCAAAAGGCGGTATCACCGTCGTGGCATGCGCACGCAGTGAAGGGTTGTTACAGGAACTGGCCCGGATGCATCCGGATCGGATCCTTCCGTTTGTCTGCGATGTCACCAACGAAACGGATGTGCAGGATGCGATCGCCTACACCGTGGAAACATGCGGTCGATTGGACATCTTGGTCAACAACGCCGGATTGGGCCGGTTCGCTCCCGTTCACGAATTGTCCGTAGAAGATTGGGATGCCATGATGAACGTCAACCTCAAAGGCGCCTTTCTCTTCTCCAAACATGCGATCCCCCATCTGATCCGGCAAAAGGGGCATATTGTCAACATCTCCAGCGTCGCCGGAACGGTCACCTTTGCGGGAGGCGGCGCCTACTGCGCTTCCAAATTCGGCCTGATGGCACTGAACGACGTGCTGACGCAGGAATTGAAACCGCATGAAGTGAAAGTGACCGCGATTTGCCCCGGTTCGATTAAAACGGAGTTTTTCGGGGGTTCCGTCAAACCGTACTACCTCGAACCGGAACACGTCGCGGAAACGGTTTGGCATGTGGTGACTGCACCGCCCGGCGTCATTTACAATCAGGTGATCATGCGCCCACAGGTACCGCCGACAGAGCAAAAGAAATGAAAAAGGACGCGGATCAACCGCGTCCTTTTTCGCTCTCTCCCGCTGCGTCGGTGGGAGTGCCGATCGGGAGCTGCACCGCAAACGTCGTTCCTTCGCCCACTTTGCTGTTGACGGTCACATTGCCGCCATGGGCGTTGACGATATGCTTGACGATCGCCAAACCCAATCCCGTTCCCGCCTGCCCGCGGGTCCGAGCTTTGTCCGCTTTGTAAAACCGTTCAAAGATGAACGGCAAATCCTCCTCCGGGATACCGGAGCCCGTATCCTGCACGATGAGGCGAACGGAACCGTTGGTCCGCATCGCCTGCAACGACACCTTGCCACCCCGGGACGTATGGCGGATGGCATTGTCCACCAAATTGGTCAACACTTGCTCCATTTTGTCTTCATCCCAATAGACGGTCGGCAGATCCGGCTCCACTTCGCCCGTAAGCTGTACACCTTGTTCCCGGGCAATCGTGTGGAATTTGCGCAACAGACGTTCCACCAATTCCGACACCCGCAAACGGGAGCGCACAATTTCGACATGTCCCGCTTCCATCCGCGCCAAATCCAGCAACTCCCGTACCAAACGTCCCATGCGTAACGATTCGTCATGAATCACCTGTACCAATTCACGCCGTTCTTCCGGTGATTGGGCGATATCGTCCAACAGTGCCTCGCTGTACCCCTGGAGCATGGCCAGCGGTGTGCGCAATTCATGGGAGACGTTGGCAACGAAATCTTTGCGCAACTTGTCCAAACGGCGCTCATCCGTCACATCGCGCAATACAGCCACCACACCGCGTACCTGTTCGTTGGCGTACAGCGGTGCCATCACCACCGCCCATGTACGACCGTGCGCTTCGATATCGCCGAACTGTTCCAGTTCGTCTTCGACCACCGTCTCGAAAATCTCCCGCAAGGGCAACGGTAACCGCTCTTTGGGATCGTCCGAAACGGTTTCCTCCATTTCGTCAGCCCACGCGGACAGGAATTGTTCAGCCGGCGGGTTGGTGAGCACAATACGTCCATTGGCATCCAGCGTGATCACCCCGTCGGCCATACTGCGCAAAATACTGGCCAACTGTTCTTTTTCATGGGAGAGCGCGCGGACCAGCTCCTCCAACTGCTCCGCCATACGATTGAATGTCGCCGCCAAATCCCCGATTTCATCCCGTTCATGCTGACGAACGGGAACACGAATGTTAAATTCTCCTTCAGCCATGCGTTCCGCCGCTTTTTTCATCTGCTTCAGCGGTTGGGTGATCCGGGTGGAAAGGAAGAAAGCAAAAATGGTCGTCAAAAAAAATCCGACAATGGCGGAGTAATAGATCCACCTTTTGATGTCCGTTTCGCTTTGCAGTTGATTCTGCGTCCGGTAGAGCACCACTGCTCCCTCAATGCGGGACCCTTTTTTCAGCGGTACGGCCACCATCAGGATGTCCTCTTTAAACAGAGGAAACGGCATCCCCTCGCCTTCCTCCACGAACACCCTGTCTTTCATGACGACCGTTTCTCCGCGCAACACGCGATCGATATCCGTCTTTTCCAGAAGCTGTTGCCAAGGAACGTTGGCGATGGTGGGCGAAACGCCGATCGGCTCGGCAGCCCCGTCCGGTCCGAGGACAATCATATACGTATCGAACAACTCCGAGATCCTCAGCATGTCACTAAGGTATGTCCCGCGTTTCGCCCCTTTTTTCTCCAGATCATGCTGGATCTTGTGCGCCAATGCCAACAGGCTTTCCTGTTGGCTGTGTTGGTGGGTCTTTTCCACCTGGTCGCTCAGGAACGCACTTAGCATCACCAACAGCAACGTGACCAAACCGATGATGGTCAGCCACAACTTACCGACAACACTTCTCCAAATCAATCCTTCGGCACCTCGAGCTTATACCCCACGCCCCACACGGTTGTGATCATCTTGGCCGCTTTTGCGGAGGCGCGGTTCAGTTTTTCGCGCAATCGTTTGATGTGCGTGTCCACAGTGCGCAAGTCACCGAAAAACTCATACTGCCAAACATCGCGCAACAATTCTTCCCGTGTGAACACTTTGTCCGGTGAACGTGCGAGATAATGGAGCAGCTCATATTCCTTGGGCGTCAACTGCACCGTTTTGCCACCCGCACGCACTTCGTGCGCATCATGATCGATCGTCAGATCGGGGAAGACGATCACATTGTGCGTCTCGGTGTCCGTTTTCAGATACGCAGTAGCCGACGAACGGCGCAAAACCGCTTTAACCCGATGGACCAACTCGCGTGGGGAGAACGGCTTCACCACATAATCGTCCGCCCCGGCCTCGAACCCCTCCACCCGGTTACCCTCTTCTCCCCGGGCGGTCAGCATGATGATCGGGGTCGCCTTTTTTTTGCGAATGCCGCGGCAGACATCCACTCCGTCCATCCCCGGCAGCATCAGATCCAGCACGATGAGATCGTAATCGGTTTCCAACGCCTTGGCCAAAGCGGTTTCCCCGTCCTCCGCCTCCTCGATTTGGTACCCCTCCCTCTCCAGATACATGGTGAGCAATCGGCGGATGCGATCCTCATCATCCACGATCAAAATACGTTCCCGCTTTTCCATTAACCTTCACCTCACTGGCACAACCTCTTCTTTCACGGATTATGCATAAGAATGGAGGCCGGCGATCACCAGGTTGATCACAATCAGATTCAACATGATGATGACAAATCCGATCACCGCCATCCAGGAGGACTTCAGCCCGTGCCAACCACGGGAAAGGCGCAAATGCAGATAGGCACTGTAAAACAACCAGGTGATGAGCGCCCATACTTCTTTGGGGTCCCATCCCCAAAAACGCCCCCATGCTTCCTGGGCCCATATCATGGCGAAAATCAGGCCGCCCAGCGTGAAGATGGGGAATCCGATGGCGATGGCACGATAGCTGATTTCATCGGCTATCTCCAACGAAATGTTTTTCACCATGGGATAAAGCAGCTCACTGATCCGTCTGCGTGCCGCCAACCGGATCAAACCGTAGAGAACCAAACCGGACAACACCGACCAAATCACCGAGTTAAACTTGCGGGCCGCTTCCTGTCCCTGCATCCAGGACGGCGCTTCAAACAACGGTTGCGTCATCCCCAAAAATGGCTGCATCCGCAACACTTCTCCGCCGTTCGGTCCCACGATTGGCGGCATTTCGTACACCTGCACCAATTGC from Polycladomyces zharkentensis carries:
- a CDS encoding SDR family oxidoreductase, which codes for MSEQRVAVVTGASKGLGKAITLRLAKGGITVVACARSEGLLQELARMHPDRILPFVCDVTNETDVQDAIAYTVETCGRLDILVNNAGLGRFAPVHELSVEDWDAMMNVNLKGAFLFSKHAIPHLIRQKGHIVNISSVAGTVTFAGGGAYCASKFGLMALNDVLTQELKPHEVKVTAICPGSIKTEFFGGSVKPYYLEPEHVAETVWHVVTAPPGVIYNQVIMRPQVPPTEQKK
- the serA gene encoding phosphoglycerate dehydrogenase; translated protein: MYRVLITDPLSDQGIERLIEADDVEVVKKTGLNPEELLAEIEHADALLVRSQTKVTAEVIQAGKKLKAIGRAGVGVDNIDVAAATSRGVVVVNAPDGNTISTAEHAFAMLIALARNIPQAYRSTINGEWKRKQFVGVELHKKTLGIVGLGRIGTEVAKRAHAFGMNVVAFDPYLTAERAKKIGVTQATLDELYAQADFITVHTPLTKETRHLINREAFEKMKTGVRIVNCARGGIIDEHALLEAIQAGKVAGAALDVFEQEPPGKHPLFDLPQVIVTPHLGASTVEAQENVAIDVSEEILHILRGEPFKNAVNLPSIPVELQEKLAPYQTLAESLGQFIAQAAPGALHALTVTYSGELTELDTAPLTRMIIKGALSYHLSDVNYVNAPFLAQQRGVNITEQKTSQTRGFTNLVTVEITTDQAQRKVSGTLLNGLGPRIVKVDEYPIDVVPEGHLLLIQHLDQPGVIGRVGTLLGTRDVNIASMQVGRKQIGGQAIMMLTVDKPVSPDILAQLAQLDDVQSVREIDL
- a CDS encoding oxalate decarboxylase family bicupin, translated to MKNQSRNQAYIPQPIRDDGAGAPDFGPRDVMRDLENPDMLVPPETDAGTIPNLKFSFSDTNMQLNHGGWSREVTVRQLPIATALAGVNMSLTPGGVRELHWHQQAEWSYMLWGRARITAVDQNGRNFIADVGAGDLWYFPAGIPHSIQGLEEGCEFLLVFDDGSFSDLNTLSISDWFAHTPKDVLAANFGVPESAFAHIPTEQRYIYQAKVPGPLESQKVRSPYGTVPQPFTHRLLAQKPIVTPGGTVRIVDSTNFPVSTTIAAALVEVKPGGMREMHWHPNSDEWQYYLSGTARMTVFAANGKARTFNYRAGDVGYVPRSYGHYIQNIGDKSLWFFEIFKTDRYEDVSLNQWMALTPSELVQSNLHVGPELMNALRKKKWPVVK
- a CDS encoding ATP-dependent helicase; translation: MQGTGTFLTADLNDSQKAAVTHGEGAAVVFAGPGSGKTTVLTRRVLYLLEQGVSPERLMVVTFTRAAAREMENRLTQAAGRPHNGLWIGTFHSLFLSLLRRSGRSVPRLLKETEQTQWLRQLLIEREQPADDEAVSTLLNQIGLCKGNLILPERLKVKKEKNILFRDLYQAYESRKRMNGVWDYDDILVETYRLLQDPRHQSVWCGYWEHILVDEFQDINRVQFETLRILAPPSGNLFVVGDDDQAIYSFRGSDPRLMQEVRTWFSPCRTIVLSTNYRSTDSVIELGQRLIRHNRRRQEKTLNGTGKQGPDPVWMEPADEEEEARQILARLDDGVETAVLYRTSTQARALIDALVRADVPFAVAEGDASFYRRWQVLDIMAYLRLADNPNDWDALVRVINKPKRYLFGEDWMDQAWRISRKTGQSLIQALADLSGLEPYQRRLLQKLAADVAALRGMNASQAVAHIREQIGYDAFLSSFARETGNDESAVKEPVEELAVAATQFSSRDELLGHVTKVNEVVSHQPEQPRVHLMTFHRAKGLEFDRVFLIGLHSMVLPHRRSLQVPEHKKAEAWEEERRLLYVGITRAKRELFLSVSRTRQGKRVAPSPFLREMGFADGVDRKEGSDTEQKRRPSVSVPASSSRRPQPQQKFHGEAVHVGDRIRHVKWGEGEVIEVAPIGGVAPGRKVVIRFPTGVQSLHYELSRQLGLLSPEE
- a CDS encoding pyridoxal-phosphate-dependent aminotransferase family protein, encoding MPFADKTHLRIPGPTPIPPRVQWAMNQPMIGHRSGECSRLVVENSRRLQPVFGTDQPVLLVTGSGTSALEAAVVNAVAPGEEAAVVVTGAFGDRFAKIVTRYGIPLRRLDISWGEACQPEILAGFLRQHPQVKAVFLTYCETSTGVLNPIRELARTVHQHSDALVIVDGVSCLGAVDCRMDEWGVDIMVTGSQKALMLPPGLAFIAVSDRAWEVIERNPRSRFYLDLVAYRDNLAKQTTPYTPAVSLLFGLKEVLNLIEEEGLPAIVARHRLMMEMSRAGVRALGLELLAPDAFASPTVTAVKGGEQLDVEAFRKELRQIGVVVAGGQQHLKGKIFRIGHMGYCDPLDVLTVFNAIELALFRMGMPVELGSAVKACEEVWANVSRTYHGSAQ